In a single window of the Arthrobacter sp. StoSoilA2 genome:
- a CDS encoding ArdC-like ssDNA-binding domain-containing protein — MAAAHDSHDSRGADAGSSAVRMSAEDRIANLTEGLHSALEQAIDSPARWQVLLDASATLWRYSGGNVALLMLQMAQRGTEEPTLVAGYKEWARHGRTVLRGEHALWIIAPRTAAMQELTLADGQRKLLPVSQAVPTDAVSSGKKNVITGWRGQAVFDVTQTEGTPLLVPRPGAQSGANLDDLWRSLCEVAKENGFRVDVSGVQYGYTSGYTDFDARRIQIGLWMNTEEQVAVLAHELGHVLLHGPDDSVGRLYGSSANHRGLAEVEAESVAYTVLRAHGIDRGPQSATYLAGWADAVITAERDMKRVTLEGRAVTSRVDIAKSVLGRVTAATKGILAVSDPPGFGGKLAAVDTGRTVTASSTYAGVPGPGPSMGGPELAGP, encoded by the coding sequence AGGATCGCATCGCCAACCTTACGGAGGGGCTTCACTCCGCCCTGGAGCAGGCGATTGACTCGCCCGCCCGCTGGCAGGTTCTACTGGACGCTTCAGCGACGCTATGGCGCTATTCGGGCGGCAACGTGGCTCTCTTGATGCTGCAGATGGCTCAACGGGGAACTGAAGAACCCACGCTTGTGGCCGGGTATAAGGAGTGGGCGCGCCACGGACGGACGGTACTGAGGGGCGAACACGCGCTGTGGATCATCGCACCGCGGACAGCAGCAATGCAGGAACTGACGCTGGCGGACGGTCAGCGAAAGCTTCTGCCGGTGAGCCAGGCTGTACCTACGGATGCGGTCAGCAGCGGCAAAAAGAACGTCATCACCGGTTGGCGTGGACAGGCAGTCTTTGATGTCACCCAAACGGAGGGAACGCCTCTCCTGGTACCGCGACCCGGTGCTCAGTCTGGGGCGAATCTGGACGATCTGTGGCGATCCCTCTGTGAAGTAGCGAAGGAAAACGGCTTCAGGGTTGATGTCTCGGGTGTCCAGTACGGCTATACGAGTGGCTACACCGACTTCGACGCTCGTCGAATCCAAATTGGCCTTTGGATGAACACCGAAGAGCAGGTGGCCGTGCTTGCCCACGAACTCGGTCACGTCCTGTTGCACGGACCGGACGACAGTGTTGGTCGGCTTTACGGCAGCAGCGCAAACCATAGGGGGTTGGCCGAAGTGGAAGCCGAGTCGGTCGCCTACACGGTCCTCAGGGCTCACGGTATCGATCGAGGGCCACAATCGGCAACCTACTTAGCTGGGTGGGCAGATGCTGTGATTACCGCAGAACGGGACATGAAGCGGGTGACGCTGGAGGGTCGGGCGGTGACCTCTCGCGTCGACATCGCCAAGTCTGTCCTTGGACGCGTGACAGCTGCTACCAAGGGAATTCTTGCAGTGTCGGACCCGCCCGGGTTTGGAGGGAAGCTCGCGGCTGTTGATACGGGCCGAACCGTGACGGCTTCTTCCACGTACGCCGGCGTCCCGGGTCCTGGCCCTTCGATGGGCGGTCCTGAGCTGGCCGGGCCCTGA
- a CDS encoding single-stranded DNA-binding protein — MTVNKKIPISIAGNLVADPELTIGESGTPHAKLRVAVNQRIQNPDGTWRDGEPVFHNVSAFRMLAENATASLKKGDPVTVSGELEFRAYDKDGERREARRIIADTIGPDLRFGTATYQRSARAVSEPEAAVEAAGPEATTATGWPVYNVTTKNPVVASPLGGPRNDMTM, encoded by the coding sequence ATGACTGTGAATAAAAAGATTCCCATCAGCATCGCGGGAAATCTCGTGGCCGACCCTGAGCTGACTATCGGCGAATCCGGCACACCGCATGCGAAGCTGCGGGTTGCCGTGAACCAACGGATCCAGAACCCAGATGGCACCTGGAGGGATGGCGAACCAGTCTTTCACAATGTGTCCGCGTTCCGAATGCTTGCGGAGAACGCCACCGCATCACTCAAGAAGGGCGACCCTGTGACCGTGTCGGGAGAGCTTGAATTCCGCGCCTACGACAAAGACGGTGAGCGGCGCGAGGCTCGGCGAATCATTGCTGACACGATTGGGCCGGATCTCCGGTTCGGGACTGCCACTTACCAGCGGTCTGCACGCGCCGTGTCCGAGCCGGAAGCGGCGGTGGAGGCCGCCGGGCCGGAGGCGACAACTGCGACGGGCTGGCCGGTTTACAACGTGACGACGAAGAATCCGGTGGTGGCGTCCCCTTTAGGCGGGCCGCGGAATGACATGACGATGTGA
- the mobF gene encoding MobF family relaxase, with the protein MTMSIARLSVQSGLKYLFKSTMLDDQSPAPSDTISYYVKTGTPQGRWIGSGLEGIDRAKGDVVTESDAEALFQNAEHPDTTTPLGRPYGEATIAQKPQGQTQARHAVAGFDLTFSVPKSVSALWALSPRQLQEDILKTHHQAVEATLNWLEDLVINTRAGRNGVAHLGTHGVIAAAFDHWESRAGDPQLHTHVVIANRVQRITDNAWATLDSRSLYKAVVAASEHYNGLLFDALGQNLGTEADIRSPALNTHHPSQQLTGVDDDLIREFSNRSRLIDIETDRLVHAWGTEHRSPPSATTIVKLRQQATLSTRNAKEGAPSPLHELSARWRNRSKLKGFEPETVVASTIQRSKHHPFHTRDFTTVWIVAVGLVTRQRVAAKRSTWNRWNLIAEAERVCAEIRCASAEDRNAMIDAVATSAEQHSVPINEYRYSLPASAGDDLRYTDRMVFEFHGSRLYTDEATLAFEDQILAARNDDGGPAVSAHVAMESLASYTTNGALELHEDQRAAAAEVLLSAHRLDALVGPAGTGKTTTLGAIKTAWEAEFGAGSVVGLAPAAASAEVLGSGLGMVAENVSKWLFESVGSGASHRAAAYFEAQSRIGSVVGSRGAFAAVLEQRIARLAAEQIQWLFKPHQLVIVDEASMVSTQQLAGIVRQAQDCDAKVLLVGDPGQLDSIDAGGVLGWLDRQGKAARLSSIWRFRNEWERSASLGLRDGDATVLGEYERRGRISHGRYLDMVDQAYSSWHADVLAGQRSVLIAPDNETVQMLNERAQADRVIQGVVDAEHTLALRDGLRAGSGDIIIARRNDRRLQDSQGAFVRNGTLLEVLDINAREGSLRARNRVTGAIVHLGCSFLQSSMELGYATTAHRSQGITADTAHTVVTPGRLTRELLYVSMTRGRDSNTAYVSENDPDEDEILDPATQTDWRGILAQVLAAEGAERTAHEVRAFEMAHADSLERLSREYDYLAQIAAGADLTRAIEDVSAGESNAFLTSPAWGAAVATWRRAIGVNRAGARRILTGAIQTDSTAQDPAAIVHSRLRRFIKEMPQVAIDPLTENLTTPRQDLKSALNQVRQRTYNRIEFVGRTALLDEPSWTAALFEKLGSNPDPLEAAILVREVAVYRDRWNVGNSPLPLGTAPSEYEWEQLSQWNELHRSLARVARLEAIGADTGPVNTPEPAGLINAGWQL; encoded by the coding sequence ATGACCATGTCAATCGCCAGGCTGTCCGTGCAGTCGGGTCTCAAGTACCTCTTCAAGTCCACGATGCTGGACGACCAATCACCGGCACCAAGCGACACCATCAGCTACTACGTCAAAACCGGAACACCACAAGGTCGATGGATAGGCAGCGGTCTCGAGGGGATCGACCGCGCAAAGGGTGACGTGGTGACAGAATCAGATGCAGAGGCCCTCTTCCAAAACGCCGAACACCCTGACACGACAACACCCCTTGGCCGCCCATATGGCGAAGCCACCATTGCCCAGAAGCCCCAGGGACAAACCCAGGCCAGGCACGCCGTCGCCGGCTTTGACCTGACGTTCAGCGTCCCCAAGTCCGTCTCCGCACTTTGGGCCCTTAGCCCACGGCAGCTCCAGGAGGACATCCTCAAGACCCACCACCAAGCCGTCGAAGCAACACTGAACTGGCTAGAAGACCTCGTCATCAACACTCGCGCTGGCCGTAACGGTGTCGCCCACCTCGGCACCCATGGAGTCATTGCAGCGGCCTTCGACCACTGGGAGTCCCGAGCGGGCGATCCACAGCTCCACACGCACGTCGTCATTGCCAACCGCGTCCAGCGCATCACCGACAATGCCTGGGCCACCCTGGATTCTCGGAGCCTGTACAAGGCAGTAGTTGCAGCGAGCGAGCACTACAACGGATTGCTCTTCGACGCCCTCGGCCAAAACCTCGGCACCGAAGCCGACATCCGCTCCCCCGCCCTCAACACACACCATCCGAGCCAGCAACTCACCGGCGTAGACGATGACCTCATACGCGAGTTCTCCAATCGATCACGACTCATCGATATCGAAACCGACCGTCTGGTGCACGCGTGGGGCACGGAACACCGCTCGCCGCCGAGTGCTACAACCATCGTCAAGCTCCGACAGCAGGCAACACTCTCAACGCGCAACGCCAAGGAGGGCGCCCCGTCTCCCCTGCACGAACTTTCCGCCCGATGGCGCAACCGATCTAAACTCAAGGGTTTTGAGCCCGAAACCGTCGTAGCCTCCACCATCCAGCGGTCGAAACACCATCCGTTCCACACCCGTGACTTCACGACTGTCTGGATCGTCGCCGTCGGGCTTGTCACCAGGCAGCGGGTGGCCGCAAAGCGCTCCACATGGAATCGCTGGAACCTGATAGCAGAAGCAGAACGCGTTTGCGCCGAGATTCGCTGCGCCTCCGCTGAAGACCGCAACGCCATGATCGACGCCGTCGCAACGTCGGCCGAACAGCACTCCGTGCCGATCAACGAGTACCGCTACAGCCTCCCTGCCAGCGCGGGTGATGACCTGCGGTACACAGACCGTATGGTCTTCGAGTTCCACGGTTCACGGCTCTACACCGATGAAGCCACGCTCGCCTTCGAGGATCAAATTCTTGCGGCAAGGAACGACGACGGCGGGCCGGCGGTGAGTGCGCACGTCGCCATGGAATCACTCGCTTCATACACAACAAACGGCGCCCTTGAGCTGCATGAGGATCAGAGAGCGGCCGCGGCCGAAGTCCTGTTGAGTGCACACCGGCTCGATGCTTTGGTGGGGCCGGCCGGGACAGGTAAGACCACGACACTCGGTGCCATCAAGACTGCTTGGGAAGCGGAATTCGGAGCAGGCAGCGTTGTCGGTCTGGCACCTGCGGCTGCGAGCGCAGAGGTTCTTGGTTCGGGGCTTGGCATGGTCGCTGAGAATGTTTCGAAGTGGCTCTTCGAGTCTGTTGGCAGTGGGGCGAGCCATCGGGCCGCTGCCTACTTCGAAGCGCAGTCGCGGATCGGATCGGTCGTGGGTTCGCGGGGCGCCTTTGCTGCTGTGCTCGAACAACGGATTGCCCGACTGGCGGCAGAGCAAATTCAGTGGTTGTTCAAGCCTCATCAGCTGGTCATCGTTGATGAGGCGTCGATGGTGTCGACGCAGCAGCTAGCGGGAATCGTTCGGCAGGCTCAGGACTGTGATGCGAAGGTTCTGTTGGTCGGAGATCCTGGGCAGCTGGATTCTATCGATGCCGGTGGTGTTCTTGGTTGGCTGGATCGGCAAGGGAAAGCTGCCCGTTTGAGCTCCATATGGCGGTTTCGAAACGAGTGGGAGCGTTCGGCGTCGTTGGGCTTGCGCGACGGTGACGCGACCGTACTGGGCGAGTACGAGCGGCGCGGGCGGATCAGCCACGGCAGATACCTCGACATGGTCGATCAAGCTTATTCCTCGTGGCATGCCGATGTGCTTGCAGGGCAAAGATCTGTGTTGATTGCACCCGACAATGAGACTGTCCAGATGCTCAACGAACGGGCCCAAGCTGACAGGGTGATCCAAGGAGTTGTTGACGCTGAACACACTCTGGCGCTCAGAGACGGTCTACGTGCGGGCAGTGGCGACATCATCATCGCGCGGCGCAACGACAGGAGGCTTCAGGATAGCCAAGGCGCTTTCGTTCGAAACGGCACACTGTTGGAAGTGCTCGATATCAATGCACGTGAAGGGTCCCTGAGGGCCCGCAACAGGGTCACAGGTGCAATCGTCCATCTCGGTTGCTCTTTTCTGCAGTCGTCCATGGAACTGGGCTATGCCACCACCGCCCACCGTTCCCAGGGCATCACCGCTGATACCGCCCACACGGTCGTGACTCCGGGTCGCCTCACCCGCGAACTTCTTTACGTGAGCATGACCCGGGGCCGAGACTCCAACACCGCGTACGTCAGTGAAAACGACCCGGACGAAGACGAAATCCTAGACCCCGCCACCCAAACGGATTGGCGAGGAATCCTCGCACAAGTCTTGGCCGCAGAAGGGGCAGAGCGAACTGCACACGAAGTTCGCGCCTTTGAAATGGCGCACGCGGACAGTCTCGAGAGACTATCTCGGGAGTATGACTACCTGGCCCAGATAGCTGCCGGCGCTGATCTGACACGGGCTATTGAAGACGTGTCCGCCGGAGAATCAAACGCATTTCTGACTTCTCCTGCTTGGGGAGCTGCAGTTGCCACGTGGAGACGGGCTATCGGCGTCAATCGGGCAGGCGCTCGCCGCATCTTGACCGGGGCCATTCAAACGGACAGCACTGCCCAGGATCCGGCGGCAATCGTCCACTCCCGACTTCGCAGGTTCATTAAGGAAATGCCACAGGTCGCGATTGATCCGCTCACCGAGAATCTCACCACACCAAGGCAGGACCTCAAGTCAGCGCTCAACCAGGTGCGCCAGAGAACCTACAACAGGATCGAATTCGTCGGGCGAACCGCCCTGCTGGACGAGCCCTCATGGACAGCGGCCTTGTTTGAGAAGCTAGGCTCCAACCCAGATCCGCTTGAGGCGGCGATACTGGTTCGCGAGGTAGCTGTTTACCGGGATCGGTGGAATGTCGGCAACTCTCCCCTACCCCTGGGTACAGCCCCATCGGAGTATGAGTGGGAGCAGCTTTCACAGTGGAACGAGCTTCACCGCAGTCTGGCTCGTGTCGCAAGGCTAGAGGCAATAGGCGCTGATACCGGCCCCGTCAACACACCGGAGCCCGCAGGCCTTATCAACGCTGGTTGGCAGCTTTAA
- a CDS encoding pentapeptide repeat-containing protein — MQDILVAFLLGVILLLGQSWLDDARSDRELKAAVTTADEADRRENLRFVRERSTLLAVERPFHSMDLADQNLSGLQMSGADLASARLTSARLDGANLENAVLTEADLRDANLTNAVFSNANLTGANLAGARFEGIDLSGADLTSIRGLSGAYLSSFATQKTVNLTGARLRSTSLEGANFSYTNLTNADLAEARLYDALFIGANLRGAKLTNAWLGGADITGADLQDADLSGAHIASIRNFGRWCYNSATLWPDGFRPPASRCQVN, encoded by the coding sequence GTGCAGGACATACTCGTTGCGTTCCTCCTCGGTGTTATCCTCCTCCTCGGCCAGTCGTGGCTTGACGACGCCCGTTCTGACCGCGAATTGAAGGCTGCTGTGACCACCGCAGATGAGGCCGATAGGCGTGAGAATCTGCGCTTCGTTAGGGAACGGTCAACGTTGCTGGCGGTCGAAAGACCTTTTCACTCAATGGACTTGGCCGATCAGAATCTGTCAGGTCTTCAGATGTCTGGCGCGGACCTTGCAAGTGCAAGGCTCACCTCTGCGCGACTCGACGGCGCCAACCTTGAGAACGCCGTTCTCACTGAGGCCGATCTTCGAGACGCAAACCTAACTAACGCTGTCTTTAGTAACGCAAACCTCACAGGCGCAAATCTAGCCGGTGCAAGGTTTGAGGGCATCGATCTCTCCGGGGCTGACCTGACATCCATAAGGGGCCTTTCGGGGGCCTATCTGAGCAGTTTTGCGACACAAAAGACAGTTAATCTAACCGGAGCGCGACTCAGGAGCACTTCCCTTGAAGGGGCTAATTTCTCGTACACGAACCTGACGAATGCCGATCTCGCGGAGGCGAGGCTTTACGACGCCTTATTCATCGGAGCCAATCTCAGAGGGGCGAAGCTCACGAACGCCTGGCTCGGCGGTGCCGACATTACCGGCGCAGACCTTCAAGATGCGGATCTCAGCGGTGCGCATATCGCATCAATTAGAAATTTTGGAAGATGGTGTTACAACTCCGCGACGTTATGGCCTGATGGGTTTAGGCCTCCTGCCAGCCGCTGCCAAGTTAACTAG
- a CDS encoding DUF1508 domain-containing protein: MAGMFELFMDPQSAFRFRLTAPDGTVMAVSKPFDTKTDAVAGIAAVREYAGMGLITDCCTTSTNAAVPSAWSDTGSKTEDSPRMPKTDFHGRARAVRRAVSGPRWAGAIHNLS, from the coding sequence ATGGCAGGAATGTTCGAACTCTTTATGGACCCGCAGTCAGCATTCAGGTTCCGGCTCACAGCACCCGACGGGACCGTTATGGCAGTCTCCAAGCCCTTCGACACCAAGACCGACGCCGTTGCCGGCATCGCCGCTGTCCGCGAGTACGCCGGCATGGGGCTGATTACCGACTGCTGCACAACATCGACAAATGCCGCAGTGCCATCAGCCTGGAGCGATACGGGTAGCAAAACTGAGGATTCTCCGCGCATGCCAAAGACCGACTTCCACGGACGCGCCAGGGCGGTCCGCCGGGCCGTTTCCGGCCCCCGCTGGGCCGGGGCAATCCACAACCTTTCCTGA
- a CDS encoding DUF4192 domain-containing protein, whose protein sequence is MNALTIKDPADLLSFVGHTLGFWPQESLVCITLDKDKVGATLRIDLPKQSGHEIHFARTVASYLTSDERATSIIFALYTTQDPEPGEPRPHRATIAALTGVLAQEGITIRDGIYVNDTTYSPYDTQPGQSVASPIGTTEYSQVNAEFIYCGSTIEPTNRITLPPATHQHEHAAAVEHHTKTILSRHPAAATQDAHRLWTTMLETKDYPTDEDILTLIAYYQFPHIRDRLMADIPGIDEPPEHILFAQTDAAPSWSRIEWAKQLLTHAYTMTSPEHAAPILTTIGYIHWWEGRGSKAHQYLQLALDTDPGYRFARLSDQMLGAGIIAGWNTNRDTAYKTHLDMP, encoded by the coding sequence ATGAATGCTCTCACCATCAAAGACCCCGCCGACCTGCTCAGCTTCGTCGGCCATACCCTCGGCTTCTGGCCACAAGAAAGCCTCGTCTGCATCACCCTCGACAAAGACAAAGTTGGCGCCACCCTCCGCATCGACCTCCCTAAACAATCAGGCCACGAGATCCACTTCGCCCGCACCGTCGCCAGCTACCTCACCTCGGACGAACGAGCGACAAGCATAATCTTCGCCCTCTACACCACCCAGGACCCTGAGCCAGGCGAACCCCGGCCACACCGGGCCACGATCGCCGCCCTCACCGGAGTCCTCGCACAGGAAGGCATCACCATCCGCGACGGCATCTACGTCAACGACACCACCTACTCCCCCTACGACACCCAACCAGGCCAGTCAGTAGCCTCACCTATAGGCACCACCGAATACTCCCAAGTCAACGCCGAATTCATCTACTGCGGCAGCACCATCGAACCCACCAACAGAATCACCCTGCCGCCGGCCACCCACCAGCATGAGCACGCCGCCGCCGTCGAACACCACACGAAAACCATCCTCAGTCGACACCCAGCCGCAGCCACCCAAGACGCCCACAGACTCTGGACAACAATGCTCGAGACCAAGGATTACCCCACCGATGAAGACATCCTGACCCTCATCGCCTACTACCAATTCCCCCACATCCGCGACCGACTCATGGCTGACATCCCCGGCATCGACGAACCACCCGAACACATCCTCTTCGCACAAACCGATGCCGCCCCGAGTTGGTCACGGATCGAGTGGGCCAAACAACTCCTCACCCACGCCTACACAATGACCAGCCCCGAACACGCAGCACCCATCCTCACCACCATCGGCTACATCCACTGGTGGGAAGGCAGAGGTTCCAAAGCACACCAATACCTCCAACTCGCCCTCGACACCGACCCCGGCTACCGCTTCGCAAGACTCAGCGACCAAATGCTCGGAGCCGGCATCATCGCAGGCTGGAACACCAACCGAGACACCGCCTACAAAACCCACCTCGACATGCCCTAA
- a CDS encoding AAA family ATPase, with product MSRRETSPAGAVIMLSGVSGAGKSALAEAVLEAAEQLGYDCVRTACEPFHEGMSYFPVRELVRQMAGGRPVGELVAEQFGSGSSEVEMAAVSESISADPASRREAIVATFTNVIMGDYRKTGSPPRLLFIDDLEHLDVGSADALICLVSRLNEGPVVILGAFRSDRVAEPTHPVRPVIASARRMEGIYQNHEIRGFDVVGFGSLVESLLGGPAKLPETVTMKLYEETEGNPLFTRELIRMLCSPDPRSGRVSLSQVDDVWLFDGDIGSWDIPDSVEEVIASRLNLLDVEERHELELAAVVGRRFAFAVLHGLMEAGEDELLRDMEKFLDVDLIRELQSSDESFEFSHGKIRDVLYGQLSGLRKRRLHAQVAGVISNLRASSNEDWDALIGEHLYLAAKYADAFPYLIRAARNAQATGASAEAAALFGKALESSDGVVFDGDDSRASIQLELVNAYISASEVAKAGRLLAQLTGAANPSSIRTVALDLLGDVLLFEGEIDQALVAYEESRRLAEALDDTEALCEVLCDLAELHGRQYERQAGIAPAIAENHRIQYVTHVDEAFAMRADLAPGPLRARALRNKAKLSRVSGDLAVAESLYRQAIDTVDGRVASHRFLVPYAKTLRRAGKAKEALDHIERVISWSTQVGSARSQAIGWQYKATFLMTLAKDEKSFSEANAAAERALHGHRSIGYAQGIRETEIVLGEIALRTGDLLRALEWFTSAADARGLASNELLEVIAIELDANGEEDRAALIRDSVEAEAATA from the coding sequence GTGAGCAGACGAGAAACCAGTCCCGCGGGAGCGGTGATCATGCTCAGCGGGGTTAGCGGGGCGGGAAAGTCGGCACTTGCCGAAGCGGTGTTGGAGGCAGCGGAACAACTGGGCTACGACTGCGTCCGCACGGCATGCGAACCTTTCCACGAGGGGATGAGCTATTTCCCGGTGCGAGAACTCGTACGGCAGATGGCGGGGGGCCGGCCCGTGGGAGAACTAGTCGCCGAGCAGTTCGGATCCGGTTCGTCCGAGGTCGAGATGGCGGCCGTGAGCGAATCAATTTCTGCTGATCCAGCGAGCCGAAGAGAAGCCATCGTTGCCACTTTCACTAACGTGATCATGGGTGACTACCGCAAAACCGGATCTCCGCCGAGGCTACTGTTCATCGATGACCTCGAACACTTGGACGTTGGGAGCGCTGACGCGCTGATCTGCTTGGTCTCGCGCCTCAATGAAGGTCCCGTCGTCATCCTCGGGGCATTTCGCTCCGACCGGGTAGCGGAACCCACGCACCCCGTCCGTCCTGTCATCGCTTCGGCACGACGTATGGAAGGCATCTACCAGAATCACGAGATCCGGGGGTTCGACGTCGTGGGCTTCGGGTCGCTCGTGGAATCATTACTCGGCGGTCCCGCTAAACTACCGGAGACGGTCACCATGAAGCTTTACGAAGAGACTGAGGGAAATCCGCTCTTTACCCGTGAGCTGATCCGAATGCTCTGCTCTCCCGACCCAAGGTCCGGTCGGGTTTCGCTGAGTCAAGTCGACGATGTCTGGTTGTTCGATGGGGACATTGGGTCCTGGGACATCCCTGACTCCGTGGAAGAGGTTATTGCCTCTCGATTGAACCTGCTCGACGTCGAAGAGAGGCACGAACTCGAACTAGCCGCAGTCGTCGGACGACGGTTTGCTTTTGCGGTTCTTCACGGCTTGATGGAGGCAGGCGAGGACGAACTCCTGCGTGACATGGAGAAGTTCCTCGACGTGGACTTAATTCGTGAGCTGCAGTCGAGTGACGAGTCCTTCGAATTCTCACATGGCAAGATCCGTGACGTGCTCTACGGACAGCTAAGTGGACTGCGGAAGCGTCGTTTGCACGCCCAGGTTGCCGGCGTCATCTCCAATCTGCGGGCGAGCTCCAACGAGGACTGGGACGCCTTGATCGGAGAGCACTTGTATCTGGCCGCCAAGTACGCAGATGCTTTCCCGTACCTGATTAGGGCGGCCCGCAACGCGCAAGCCACGGGAGCTTCCGCTGAGGCAGCGGCGCTATTTGGAAAAGCGCTGGAGTCATCGGATGGAGTCGTGTTCGACGGGGACGACTCGAGGGCTTCGATTCAGCTCGAGCTCGTCAACGCGTACATAAGTGCGAGCGAGGTTGCAAAGGCTGGACGTTTGCTTGCGCAGCTGACCGGTGCGGCCAATCCCTCCTCGATCAGGACTGTTGCGCTTGACTTGCTGGGCGATGTGCTCCTGTTCGAGGGTGAGATAGACCAGGCCCTCGTCGCCTATGAAGAGAGTCGCCGACTCGCAGAGGCCCTCGACGACACCGAAGCTCTATGTGAAGTGCTATGTGATTTGGCCGAATTACACGGCCGCCAGTACGAACGACAGGCGGGAATCGCACCAGCCATCGCTGAGAATCATCGGATCCAGTACGTCACACACGTTGATGAAGCGTTTGCCATGCGCGCAGACCTCGCGCCCGGCCCCCTGCGGGCTCGGGCGCTTCGGAATAAGGCGAAGCTGTCTCGTGTATCCGGCGACCTCGCCGTGGCGGAGAGCCTTTACCGGCAGGCTATCGACACCGTTGACGGCCGCGTTGCGAGTCACCGCTTTCTTGTACCCTACGCGAAGACCCTTCGTCGGGCGGGCAAAGCGAAGGAGGCGCTCGACCACATCGAGCGCGTAATCTCGTGGAGCACTCAGGTCGGTTCTGCTCGATCCCAGGCGATCGGTTGGCAGTACAAGGCGACCTTCCTCATGACTCTCGCCAAGGATGAAAAATCCTTCTCGGAAGCGAACGCGGCCGCCGAGCGTGCTTTGCATGGGCATCGATCAATTGGCTACGCGCAGGGCATCCGCGAGACTGAGATCGTGCTTGGGGAGATCGCATTGAGAACCGGGGACCTCCTGCGGGCTCTTGAGTGGTTCACCTCAGCAGCTGACGCACGTGGTCTTGCGAGCAACGAACTCCTGGAGGTAATCGCGATCGAGCTCGACGCCAACGGAGAGGAAGATCGAGCGGCCCTGATCCGGGATTCAGTCGAGGCCGAGGCAGCAACTGCATGA
- a CDS encoding pentapeptide repeat-containing protein, with product MWVLGPSEGNKYSDLGINLGVGALLGVAVLYVEAVVGRADAERERRLAEEQRFVQTLIAAADLTEIRIPGRSLAGIILAARDLSGGDLTSTDLTRADLRKANLSRADLSGSCAAGLNLHGATVDALKARNVDWTGANLSRLAGSDADFTEARIMDSSFVDIRLPRALLDRAVLERADMRRADLSDCCGSAVILRGTDLRAASLRGGRLIDADLRDVDLRAADLRNATFESPDLRGTDLRDCNVEGLVLREPIVDDRTRLPVSAPHLT from the coding sequence ATGTGGGTTCTAGGTCCAAGCGAAGGCAACAAATACTCCGATCTAGGAATCAATCTCGGCGTCGGCGCGCTGCTTGGTGTGGCCGTTCTGTATGTCGAGGCGGTGGTCGGCCGGGCCGATGCGGAACGTGAGCGCCGACTGGCTGAGGAGCAGCGGTTCGTCCAGACGCTCATCGCCGCCGCTGACTTGACTGAGATCCGTATCCCTGGCAGGAGCCTTGCCGGGATCATCCTCGCCGCACGCGATCTTAGCGGTGGCGATCTCACTTCGACCGACCTCACACGCGCAGACCTCCGCAAAGCAAACCTATCGAGGGCAGATCTGAGCGGTTCTTGTGCCGCCGGCCTCAACCTGCACGGTGCGACTGTGGACGCGCTCAAGGCGAGGAACGTGGACTGGACGGGTGCAAACCTCTCGCGCCTGGCTGGCTCGGATGCCGACTTCACCGAAGCTCGGATCATGGACTCCTCCTTCGTGGACATCCGGCTTCCACGAGCGCTGCTTGACCGAGCAGTTTTGGAACGAGCGGACATGCGCCGCGCCGACCTATCGGATTGCTGTGGCAGCGCCGTCATTCTTCGAGGGACGGATCTGCGGGCCGCCAGCTTGCGGGGAGGCCGGCTAATAGACGCGGACCTGCGCGATGTTGACTTGCGCGCCGCGGACCTGCGAAACGCCACCTTCGAGTCTCCCGACCTACGCGGCACCGACCTGCGTGACTGCAACGTCGAGGGGCTTGTGCTGCGGGAACCGATCGTCGACGATCGGACCCGGTTGCCCGTTTCTGCCCCACACCTGACCTGA